ACATGCATCTTCTAAAGCTAAGAGGGTTACCATTGATAGCATGAATCTGCCTTATTACAGAAAGAGATACATCGGGGCTAAGCGAATCGAGGTTAGCGGATTATTTTATGACGAGATGTCCAAAGACTATAAGGGTTTTGAAAGTCAATAACTTTCCTCTCTAGGCTGAAGAATAAAAGCTTTAGCGGTAGGGGGCACGCTGCAGCGTGCCCCCTACTTTTTTTCCTCCCTCTTTATCCAATTCTTATTTGAAATATCCCCAGCCCATGTATATATTATTGGAAACAGATATTATGATAGAACATGTTAAAAGGTTTAAGAATTTTTTGACTTCTGAAAGAAATTACTCTGAACACACGGTTAGGGCTTACACCACAGACCTCCTTGAATTTGCCTCTTTTCTAGAAAAGAGACAAGCAGCCGTCGGCGAAAAATTGGATATTTCCGGGGTTGAGGAGATAGATATAAGAGCTTATGTCGCCTGGCTCTATAGAAGAAATTCAAGGACTTCTATATCCAGAAAACTTGCCTCGGTAAGGAGTTTCTTTGAGTTCCTTCTTCGGGAGGGCGTGGTTCAAAACAACCTTGCCAAGCTAGTACCTACACCAAAGGGGGAGAAGAGGCTCCCATCTTTTCTAACCGTGGATGAAATCTTTAAGTTGGTGGATACCCCCAAAAAGGACGGGGTGTTGGATTCCAGGGATAGGGCAATGCTTGAGCTTTTCTATTCGAGCGGACTCCGGGTAAGTGAACTCGTGGGGATAAAATTGGATGACCTCAACCTTGCCGGTTCGATGGTTAAAGTTCTAGGTAAGGGAGGAAAGGAAAGGATCGTCCCGTTGGGCTCTAAAGCCGTCGAGGCCCTTCAGCTTTATTTGCTCAAAAGGGA
This region of Thermodesulfobacteriota bacterium genomic DNA includes:
- the xerC gene encoding tyrosine recombinase XerC; this encodes MIEHVKRFKNFLTSERNYSEHTVRAYTTDLLEFASFLEKRQAAVGEKLDISGVEEIDIRAYVAWLYRRNSRTSISRKLASVRSFFEFLLREGVVQNNLAKLVPTPKGEKRLPSFLTVDEIFKLVDTPKKDGVLDSRDRAMLELFYSSGLRVSELVGIKLDDLNLAGSMVKVLGKGGKERIVPLGSKAVEALQLYLLKREELNSKEDFLFLNSRGYRLTSRSVGRIVKKYAVISGVPKNVSPHVLRHTFATHLLGGGADLRAIQDMLGHKSLSTTQRYTHTSVERIMDVYDKAHPRARLK